The DNA region CTGAATGATATTACCTGGGGAAAGATCGCCCACCCGAAAGAATATCTCCGCATTGGTGACGAGGTAAAGGTAAAAGTTTTAAGCATAGACACTGAAAAAGGGCGCATCGCTGTCGGGATGAAACAACTGAAGTCGGACCCGTGGTTTAACGTCGAAGAGAAATACCCGGAGGGGAGCAAGGTAAAAGGAAAGGTTGTCGGCATTGTCGATTACGGTGTGTTTGTCGAGCTTGAACAGGGAGTAGAGGGGTTGCTCCATATCAGCGAAATGAGCTGGGACAAGAAGATAAAGAACCCCGGTAAGATAGTGAGCAAAGGTGATTGGCTCGATCTTCTCGTCCTCCACATCGATCCGGAGAAAAAAAGGATATCCCTCGGGATGAAACAGCTTGCCCCTGATCCGTGGGAAGAATTAACCACAAAATACGTACCTGGCTCGATAGTAAAGGGGAAGGTAAAGAATTTTACCGAGTTTGGCATGTTTCTGGGGATCGGGAACGGCATCGACGGCCTCGTGCATGTTTCCGAGATCTCCTGGTCACGGCGCAAAAAGATCATACCTGAATCATTCAAGAAAGGGATGTTTGTAGATGCCCTCGTGCTTAATATAGACAAGGAACAAAAAAAATTCTCCCTCAGTTTAAAAAGACTGAAGGAAGATCCGTGGAAAGGACTTGGGGCGAGGTATCACGTAGGGGACATTATTGAGGGATACGTTACAAGTGTCACGGATTTCGGCGCTTTCATCGAGATTGAAGAGGGTATCGAGGGGCTCATCCACCTCTCCGAGATGGATGACATACAGGGAAAACAGCTGACAGAGGTCTTTGCGATTGACGATAAGATAAAGGCGGTTATTCTGAACATCAATGAAAGAGAAAAAAGGATCGGACTGAGCACCAGGGCACTTAAAAAGCAGGAGGATAAAGGCGGGACAGAATCCCCTCCTGAGGGAGAAGGCGCCTTTTCAACGCTTGGCGATATCCTTGAACCGGCCATGAAGCTGAATAATCCTGAGAACATTTCTTAACAGGGAGGGAATATGCCTGTAAGCGAAGAGCTGCTCCGAATCCTCTGTTGTCCCAAGTGCAAGGGTGACATAGAACTGAACGAATCCAAAGATGGGTTTATATGCAATACCTGTATGCTCTTATATCCCATCAAAGACGATATACCTATCATGCTGATAGACGAAGCGATACCCGTGAAGCCGGCGTAAACAGTTGTGTTCATAGACCTGATCCTCATTACAACTCTCAAAATCCTTCAACAAACGCTCCGCTTCCTCCCTGAAGATATCCAGCAGAAAACGGGCATCTT from Syntrophorhabdaceae bacterium includes:
- a CDS encoding 30S ribosomal protein S1, producing MVDSGDTAAQKEKTQEEMRVLYETSMKNLQDGNILQGKVININGEKVIVDVGLKSEGVLPMGECTGKPGEPDVGVGDTVEVMIVGRDRESGLLLLSKQHVDEIRTWERIDKSLEGGTPIEGTITSELKGGFSVNIGINAFLPISQVDIKPVKNPSSFVGRHLKFKVIKVNKRKANVIVSRRMLLEEERDKKRQEFWKNAKDGQVLYGFIRNITDYGAFVDIGGVDGFLHLNDITWGKIAHPKEYLRIGDEVKVKVLSIDTEKGRIAVGMKQLKSDPWFNVEEKYPEGSKVKGKVVGIVDYGVFVELEQGVEGLLHISEMSWDKKIKNPGKIVSKGDWLDLLVLHIDPEKKRISLGMKQLAPDPWEELTTKYVPGSIVKGKVKNFTEFGMFLGIGNGIDGLVHVSEISWSRRKKIIPESFKKGMFVDALVLNIDKEQKKFSLSLKRLKEDPWKGLGARYHVGDIIEGYVTSVTDFGAFIEIEEGIEGLIHLSEMDDIQGKQLTEVFAIDDKIKAVILNINEREKRIGLSTRALKKQEDKGGTESPPEGEGAFSTLGDILEPAMKLNNPENIS
- a CDS encoding Trm112 family protein, whose amino-acid sequence is MPVSEELLRILCCPKCKGDIELNESKDGFICNTCMLLYPIKDDIPIMLIDEAIPVKPA